A region from the Arachis ipaensis cultivar K30076 chromosome B01, Araip1.1, whole genome shotgun sequence genome encodes:
- the LOC107615693 gene encoding uncharacterized protein LOC107615693 codes for MAIKTKEKKKIKHPTKPPSPFPQLGLCEKCEHTTLSLSLSHYTLHSSLPLSSSSSLALSLFSFSFFSLSQKPAAILISPSPQCLLSTQNLRRHQSSAKSGLTPSSCSTPKPAEPPVVLPPSPNKISPPPVQPPPPQIQKPVLSSEKSLSDGSVSGFFRNAVAKVQTAHSSLDDHLARWFGLNQSKYQWALDDYYESKGMEKGEKVKEISSKVQNV; via the exons ATGGCTATTAAAACG aaagagaagaaaaagatcaAACATCCAACCAAACCCCCATCCCCATTCCCCCAACTTGgtttgtgtgaaaagtgtgaacacacaactctctctctctctctctctcactacACTCTCCACTCCTCACTCCCTCTTTCTTCATCTTCGTCTTTAGCTTTgtctcttttttccttttcttttttttctctttctcaaaAGCCCGCTGCGATTCTAATCTCTCCGTCGCCGCAATGCCTCCTATCAACGCAGAATCTACGCCGCCACCAGTCATCGGCAAAATCGGGCCTTACACCGTCTTCATG TTCTACTCCCAAGCCCGCCGAACCTCCCGTCGTCCTCCCACCTTCCCCCAACAAGATCTCCCCGCCTCCCGTTCAGCCTCCTCCGCCGCAGATTCAGAAGCCCGTTCTCTCCTCCGAGAAATCACTCTCCGACGGTTCCGTTTCTGGCTTCTTCAGGAATGCTGTCGCTAAGGTTCAAACTG CCCACTCAAGTCTAGATGATCATCTGGCGCGTTGGTTTGGGTTGAATCAGTCAAAGTATCAATGGGCCCTTGATGATTATTACGAGAGCAAGGGAATG gaaaaaggagaaaaagtaaaAGAGATCTCAAGCAAAGTGCAGAATGTATAA
- the LOC107642477 gene encoding WD repeat-containing protein 75 isoform X1, with amino-acid sequence MIKGGQNYVSSPPAFSNDGNRVLVCTGNTVSIFSSSTGLQVSSLEGHTAPVTSVVVVPATDILCYCWTSSFDGTVRYWDFSVPETVKKLDLGMPIFSMVIPSFLGSPEENNAKTANVFAYVSVHDGKAWQIRKCSLTNYRKVGKLVLKETERPEPLIISPSGKFLGIKHKRKLHIWKLPRVESDVAVAKKITLHHTKTITVLAFHPTERTVAAGDVTGRMLIWRGFGTQKFLDHSGSNNRISMNDGEDKHGVRQNDDAESCSVWHWHSAGVCLLSFSPDGAYLYSGGTEGVLVLWQLDSGKKKFLPRIGSPLLYFIESPDPSLSLISCADNQIHMLKTPSMEIIKSISGIKPPLSYQEICESFSGKAAFDCTSGLVAVQTENYGIQFYSLLANRGVYEVQVCERNHQPADEVTVAVTLVELSVDGSIMGTVEIKLPEEGVGGLVSLKFWDLDSDTKRFSVSTVIYEPHRDAHISAIAFHPTHRMAVSSSYGGDFKIWVCKEGDIQQKGQALQNSGWMCHAVGSYKNKAMRAATFSADGSVLAVAADTVITLWDPDKNVLMAVVGETPTPIVSLAFAGKSEYLLSVSHGLKPRLSVWSMSKLAMAWSYRLQIEAVSPAIDSSYFAILALLPESNERAFKGNGIILLFNATDPVPVASMSVTKAKGGGLAFLKGDLSERAVIDGKTSQTLLVYINGDREYVIFDPYDKEGHELSIIRQDVPLEETGQFGYSSIYGELPKFDLQKDKTASVISTASERPWETIFTGSTHMLPPLTKLCSVFLESLLEKRTALAE; translated from the exons ATGATTAAGGGAGGCCAAAACTACGTGTCGTCGCCACCGGCGTTCTCGAACGACGGCAATCGTGTCCTCGTTTGCACCGGCAACACCGTCTCCATCTTCAGCAGCTCCACCGGCTTGCAGGTTTCTTCCTTGGAAGGTCACACTGCTCCTGTTACCTCCGTGGTCGTGGTGCCCGCTACTGACATCTTGTGCTACTGTTGGACCTCTTCTTTTGATGGCACCGTTCGTTATTGGGACTTCTCTGTTCCCGAAACGGTTAAGAAACTCGATTTGGGCATGCCTATTTTCTCCATG GTGATACCTTCATTTTTGGGCTCTCCAGAAGAAAACAATGCAAAGACGGCCAATGTTTTTGCCTATGTGTCTGTTCATGACGGAAAAGCTTGGCAGATCAGGAAGTGCAGTTTAACAAACTATCGGAAGGTTGGCAAACTTGTCTTGAAAGAG ACAGAACGACCAGAACCGTTGATCATTAGTCCCTCAGGAAAATTTTTGGGTATAAAACACAAGCGCAAGCTTCATATTTGGAAACTTCCTAGAGTGGAGTCTGATGTTGCTGTGGCAAAGAAGATTACCCTCCACCATACAAAAACCATTACAGTTCTTGCATTCCATCCAACAGAGAGAACTGTGGCTGCTGGTGATGTAACTGGAAGAATGTTGATTTGGAGAGGATTCGGTACTCAAAAGTTTCTGGATCACAGTGGATCAAATAACAGAATATCAATGAATGATGGGGAAGATAAGCATGGGGTAAGGCAAAATGACGATGCTGAATCATGCTCAGTGTGGCATTGGCACTCTGCTGGAGTTTGTCTTCTATCTTTCTCTCCTGACGGAGCCTATTTGTATTCAG GGGGGACGGAAGGAGTTCTGGTACTTTGGCAGTTGGACTCTGGAAAGAAGAAATTTTTACCGAGAATTGGATCCCCGCTTTTGTACTTCATTGAATCTCCAGATCCTTCGCTTTCCCTG ATATCTTGTGCAGATAACCAAATTCATATGCTGAAGACCCCTTCAATGGAAATAATCAAATCCATCTCAGGCATCAAG CCCCCTTTATCTTATCAAGAAATATGCGAGAGTTTTTCTGGCAAAGCTGCTTTTGACTGCACTTCTGGTTTAGTGGCTGTACAGACAGAGAACTATGGCATACAATTCTACAGCTTGCTTGCTAAtcgtggagtttatgag GTTCAAGTCTGTGAAAGAAACCACCAACCCGCTGATGAGGTCACG GTGGCAGTGACTTTGGTGGAGCTGTCGGTTGATGGTTCTATTATGGGTACTGTTGAAATTAAGCTTCCTGAAGAAGGAGTAGGAGGTCTTGTATCTTTGAAATTTTGGGATTTGGATTCAGATACCAAAAGATTTTCAGTATCCACTGTTATTTATGAACCTCACAG GGATGCTCATATATCTGCTATTGCTTTTCATCCAACCCATCGTATGGCTGTGAGTTCATCTTACGGTGGAGATTTCAAG ATATGGGTCTGCAAGGAAGGAGATATTCAGCAGAAAGGCCAGGCACTTCAGAATTCTGGTTGGATGTGCCATGCTGTTGGATCATACAA GAATAAAGCAATGAGGGCTGCTACCTTTTCAGCCGATGGTTCTGTTCTGGCTGTTGCAGCAGACACTGTTATTACTTTGTGGGACCCTGATAAGAATGTGCTTATGGCTGTTGTAGGGGAGACCCCAACG CCAATTGTCAGCCTTGCCTTTGCTGGAAAGTCTGAGTATCTCTTGTCTGTTTCGCATGGTTTAAAACCACGACTGTCTGTTTGGAGTATGTCAAAGTTAGCTATGGCGTGGTCATACCGGCTTCAAATAGAAG CTGTTTCCCCGGCAATAGATTCATCGTATTTTGCTATCCTTGCTCTCCTTCCCGAATCAAATGAGCGTGCATTTAAAGGCAATGGAATAATCTTATTGTTCAATGCAACAGATCCCGTTCCCGTGGCTTCCATGTCTGTAACGAAG GCTAAGGGAGGGGGACTTGCCTTTTTGAAAGGCGATCTGTCTGAACGGGCAGTTATTGATGGAAAAACGTCGCAGACACTGCTTGTATATATAAACGGAGATCGTGAATATGTCATCTTTGATCCGTATGACAAAGAAGGTCACGAACTTAGCATAATTAGGCAGGATGTTCCACTTGAAGAAACAG GACAATTTGGATATTCTTCCATTTATGGAGAGTTACCCAAGTTTGATTTGCAAAAGGACAAGACCGCGTCAGTTATATCTACGGCATCAGAGCGGCCTTGGGAAACCATATTTACTGGTTCAACACACATGTTGCCACCCCTCACAAAACTGTGTTCAGTGTTTTTGGAGTCTCTGCTGGAGAAAAGAACAGCTCTTGCAGAATGA
- the LOC107642468 gene encoding probable receptor-like serine/threonine-protein kinase At5g57670 produces MKYIRTSSLKRLFSLKRRSFGDHFLGSENLVGKGGYAEVYKGTLKDGEKIAVKRLTRTCRDERKEKEFLTEIGTIGHVHHNNVLPLLGCCIDNGLYLVFMLSTRGSVASLLHDEKLDTLDWKTRHKIAVGTARGLHYLHKGCKRRIIHRDIKASNILLTEDFEPQISDFGLAKWLPSQWSHHSIGPIEGTFGHLAPEYYLHGVVDEKTDVFAFGVFLLELISGRKPVDGSHQSLHTWAKPILKKGEEEKLVDPRLEGEYDGGELKRLAFAASLCIRASSIWRPTMTQVLEVMEEGEIDKEKWKMPEEEEEEDEEEEFWGFDDLEYEYDTSLSMSLPDSTASTYI; encoded by the exons ATGAAATACATTCGGACCAGCAGCTTGAAGAGGCTCTTCTCTCTGAAAAGGCGTAGTTTTGGAGACCATTTTTTGGGTTCAGAGAATTTGGTTGGAAAAGGAGGGTATGCAGAGGTATACAAGGGAACACTGAAGGATGGAGAGAAGATTGCAGTGAAGAGGCTCACAAGAACTTGCAGAGATGAGAGGAAAGAGAAAGAGTTTCTAACAGAGATTGGTACAATCGGTCATGTCCACCATAACAATGTTTTGCCTCTTCTTGGTTGTTGTATTGACAATGGCCTTTACCTTGTTTTCATGCTATCTACCAGAGGCTCTGTTGCATCCCTTCTTCATG ATGAAAAGTTGGATACTTTGGATTGGAAAACAAGGCATAAGATAGCTGTTGGAACTGCACGTGGCCTCCATTACTTGCACAAAGGTTGCAAGAGAAGGATAATCCACCGAGACATTAAGGCATCAAATATTCTTTTGACAGAAGATTTTGAACCTCAG ATATCTGATTTTGGATTAGCAAAATGGCTTCCATCTCAATGGAGTCATCATTCAATTGGCCCAATAGAAGGGACATTTGG TCATTTGGCACCAGAATACTATCTGCATGGAGTTGTGGATGAGAAGACAGATGTATTTGCTTTTGGTGTGTTCTTGCTTGAACTCATTTCTGGAAGAAAACCGGTTGATGGGTCTCACCAAAGCTTGCATACTTGG GCAAAACCAATATTGAAGAAAGGGGAGGAAGAGAAGCTTGTGGATCCAAGGCTTGAAGGGGAGTATGATGGAGGAGAGTTAAAGAGACTTGCCTTTGCAGCATCCTTGTGCATTCGAGCTTCTTCAATTTGGCGACCAACCATGACTCAG GTATTAGAGGTAATGGAAGAGGGTGAAATTGACAAAGAGAAGTGGAAAATgccagaggaagaagaagaggaagatgaagaggaagagttttgggGTTTTGATGATCTTGAATATGAATATGACACTTCATTATCAATGTCACTACCTGATTCCACTGCAAGTACATATATTTAG
- the LOC107642477 gene encoding WD repeat-containing protein 75 isoform X2, with translation MIKGGQNYVSSPPAFSNDGNRVLVCTGNTVSIFSSSTGLQVSSLEGHTAPVTSVVVVPATDILCYCWTSSFDGTVRYWDFSVPETVKKLDLGMPIFSMVIPSFLGSPEENNAKTANVFAYVSVHDGKAWQIRKCSLTNYRKVGKLVLKETERPEPLIISPSGKFLGIKHKRKLHIWKLPRVESDVAVAKKITLHHTKTITVLAFHPTERTVAAGDVTGRMLIWRGFGTQKFLDHSGSNNRISMNDGEDKHGVRQNDDAESCSVWHWHSAGVCLLSFSPDGAYLYSGGTEGVLVLWQLDSGKKKFLPRIGSPLLYFIESPDPSLSLISCADNQIHMLKTPSMEIIKSISGIKVQVCERNHQPADEVTVAVTLVELSVDGSIMGTVEIKLPEEGVGGLVSLKFWDLDSDTKRFSVSTVIYEPHRDAHISAIAFHPTHRMAVSSSYGGDFKIWVCKEGDIQQKGQALQNSGWMCHAVGSYKNKAMRAATFSADGSVLAVAADTVITLWDPDKNVLMAVVGETPTPIVSLAFAGKSEYLLSVSHGLKPRLSVWSMSKLAMAWSYRLQIEAVSPAIDSSYFAILALLPESNERAFKGNGIILLFNATDPVPVASMSVTKAKGGGLAFLKGDLSERAVIDGKTSQTLLVYINGDREYVIFDPYDKEGHELSIIRQDVPLEETGQFGYSSIYGELPKFDLQKDKTASVISTASERPWETIFTGSTHMLPPLTKLCSVFLESLLEKRTALAE, from the exons ATGATTAAGGGAGGCCAAAACTACGTGTCGTCGCCACCGGCGTTCTCGAACGACGGCAATCGTGTCCTCGTTTGCACCGGCAACACCGTCTCCATCTTCAGCAGCTCCACCGGCTTGCAGGTTTCTTCCTTGGAAGGTCACACTGCTCCTGTTACCTCCGTGGTCGTGGTGCCCGCTACTGACATCTTGTGCTACTGTTGGACCTCTTCTTTTGATGGCACCGTTCGTTATTGGGACTTCTCTGTTCCCGAAACGGTTAAGAAACTCGATTTGGGCATGCCTATTTTCTCCATG GTGATACCTTCATTTTTGGGCTCTCCAGAAGAAAACAATGCAAAGACGGCCAATGTTTTTGCCTATGTGTCTGTTCATGACGGAAAAGCTTGGCAGATCAGGAAGTGCAGTTTAACAAACTATCGGAAGGTTGGCAAACTTGTCTTGAAAGAG ACAGAACGACCAGAACCGTTGATCATTAGTCCCTCAGGAAAATTTTTGGGTATAAAACACAAGCGCAAGCTTCATATTTGGAAACTTCCTAGAGTGGAGTCTGATGTTGCTGTGGCAAAGAAGATTACCCTCCACCATACAAAAACCATTACAGTTCTTGCATTCCATCCAACAGAGAGAACTGTGGCTGCTGGTGATGTAACTGGAAGAATGTTGATTTGGAGAGGATTCGGTACTCAAAAGTTTCTGGATCACAGTGGATCAAATAACAGAATATCAATGAATGATGGGGAAGATAAGCATGGGGTAAGGCAAAATGACGATGCTGAATCATGCTCAGTGTGGCATTGGCACTCTGCTGGAGTTTGTCTTCTATCTTTCTCTCCTGACGGAGCCTATTTGTATTCAG GGGGGACGGAAGGAGTTCTGGTACTTTGGCAGTTGGACTCTGGAAAGAAGAAATTTTTACCGAGAATTGGATCCCCGCTTTTGTACTTCATTGAATCTCCAGATCCTTCGCTTTCCCTG ATATCTTGTGCAGATAACCAAATTCATATGCTGAAGACCCCTTCAATGGAAATAATCAAATCCATCTCAGGCATCAAG GTTCAAGTCTGTGAAAGAAACCACCAACCCGCTGATGAGGTCACG GTGGCAGTGACTTTGGTGGAGCTGTCGGTTGATGGTTCTATTATGGGTACTGTTGAAATTAAGCTTCCTGAAGAAGGAGTAGGAGGTCTTGTATCTTTGAAATTTTGGGATTTGGATTCAGATACCAAAAGATTTTCAGTATCCACTGTTATTTATGAACCTCACAG GGATGCTCATATATCTGCTATTGCTTTTCATCCAACCCATCGTATGGCTGTGAGTTCATCTTACGGTGGAGATTTCAAG ATATGGGTCTGCAAGGAAGGAGATATTCAGCAGAAAGGCCAGGCACTTCAGAATTCTGGTTGGATGTGCCATGCTGTTGGATCATACAA GAATAAAGCAATGAGGGCTGCTACCTTTTCAGCCGATGGTTCTGTTCTGGCTGTTGCAGCAGACACTGTTATTACTTTGTGGGACCCTGATAAGAATGTGCTTATGGCTGTTGTAGGGGAGACCCCAACG CCAATTGTCAGCCTTGCCTTTGCTGGAAAGTCTGAGTATCTCTTGTCTGTTTCGCATGGTTTAAAACCACGACTGTCTGTTTGGAGTATGTCAAAGTTAGCTATGGCGTGGTCATACCGGCTTCAAATAGAAG CTGTTTCCCCGGCAATAGATTCATCGTATTTTGCTATCCTTGCTCTCCTTCCCGAATCAAATGAGCGTGCATTTAAAGGCAATGGAATAATCTTATTGTTCAATGCAACAGATCCCGTTCCCGTGGCTTCCATGTCTGTAACGAAG GCTAAGGGAGGGGGACTTGCCTTTTTGAAAGGCGATCTGTCTGAACGGGCAGTTATTGATGGAAAAACGTCGCAGACACTGCTTGTATATATAAACGGAGATCGTGAATATGTCATCTTTGATCCGTATGACAAAGAAGGTCACGAACTTAGCATAATTAGGCAGGATGTTCCACTTGAAGAAACAG GACAATTTGGATATTCTTCCATTTATGGAGAGTTACCCAAGTTTGATTTGCAAAAGGACAAGACCGCGTCAGTTATATCTACGGCATCAGAGCGGCCTTGGGAAACCATATTTACTGGTTCAACACACATGTTGCCACCCCTCACAAAACTGTGTTCAGTGTTTTTGGAGTCTCTGCTGGAGAAAAGAACAGCTCTTGCAGAATGA